The Halomonas elongata DSM 2581 DNA segment CGCTGGCCACGTCGAGCGGCAGCGACGGCGGTATCGACATCCGCCTCGCTGGCCTGCTGGATATCGGCCAGGTGACTACCGTCGAAGGGATTCACGACCGGGAAGGTCTCGCCGGAGGTGGCGTCCACACGGCGGCCGTCGATGTAGAGGGACTGAGTATCGAGCTGTGTCATGTTGGCTCCCATCAGGACTCGGGTTGGGGTTCGTGTGAAGAATTCGGGGTCCGTGCGTCTTGGGCTCGCAGCAGTTGGTCGAGATATTCCCGTGCCAGGCGCCGCGCGCGGTCTGAATCCAGGCCCTCGGGCGTCAGGGCACCGCGCAGCCAGAGACCATCGATCATCGCGGCCAGGGCGCGAGCGGCGTCGCGGGCCTGCTCGCGCGGCATCAAGAAACGAAACTGGTGACAGAGGTTGGCATACAGGCGTCGGTCGTTGACGTTCTGCAGGCGCTGCAACTGCGGCTGGTGCATGCTGCTGGCCCAGAAGGCCAGCCAGGTCTTGGCCACCGGGCCGGTGACCTGGCTGCGATCGAAGTTGCCGTCGATGATCGCTTCCAGATGCGCCCTGGGGGAGGTCGTCGACAGGGCCTGGCGTCGTGCCGACACGGCGGCGCCCAGGTCGTGGAGGATCTGGCGCATCGTCGCCTCCATCAGACCGTCCTTGCCGCCGAAATAATGACTGATGATCCCGGCGGATACGCCGGCATGCCGCGCGATGCGCATCACCGTGGCATCGGCCAGGCCAACCTCATCAATAGCGGCCATGGTGGCCTTGATCAGCTGTTGGCGACGGATGGGTTCCATTCCGACCTTGGGCACCTTGCTGACTCCTCTCACGTATTCACCTTGCAACCATGCGGTCTAGCATGGTTAAGATAACACCAGTTTGCCATTTTTTTATTGAATGTTCAATCAATAAAAATGGCGTCGGGCGGGTCTTCAGCAATTCCGCCCGGGAGCGACGGGCTCTCGTGACACAGATGCCCGCGCCGACTATCCACTTTCCACTTCAAGGGAGAGACGTCAATGAACAAGATGACCATGGGGTTGGCGACTGCCGCTTTCGCGCTGTCCGCCTCGCCGTCAATGGCCGCCGACGACAGTTGCCAGCCGGTGCGTTTCGCCGAGGTCGGCTGGACGGACATCACCGCTACCACCGCACTGACCACCGAAGTATTGGAAGCCATGGGCTATGAGACCCGCATCGATACCGTTTCGGTGCCCATCGCCTATTCGGGCATGAAGAACGGTGATTTCGATGTCTTCCTCGGCAACTGGATGCCGTCCATGGCCTCGATCAGCGATCCGTACGTCGAGCGTGGCGAGGTGGAGCGACTGGACGCCAACCTGGAAGGGGCAAAATACACGCTGGCGGTACCGCAGTACGTCTATGACGCCGGCGTGACCTCGGTGGCCGACCTGGACGAGAATGCCGAGCGTTTCTCACATCAACTGCATGGCATCGAAGCCGGTAACGACGGCAACGAGATGATTCAGAAGATGATCGATGACGATGCCTTTGGCCTGGGGGACTGGCAACTGGTCGATTCCAGTGAGGCAGGCATGCTGGCCGAGTTGAAGGCGCGAGTCCCGGACGAGAAGTGGATGGTCTTCCTGGGGTGGGAACCGCACCCGATGAACACCAACTTCGACATGGCCTACCTCGAGGGCGCCGATGACTACTTCGGGCCGAATCTGGGCGGGGCCACGGTGTACACCAACACCCGGGCCGGTTACACCGAGGCTTGCCCCAATGTCGGGAACCTGCTGGACAACCTGAGCTTCACCCTGGAGATGGAAAACCAACTGATGGGTGCCATCATGGATGAGGGAACCGATCCCCGCCAGGCAGCGAAGGCGTATCTCCAGGAGCACCCCGAGGTGCTCGATAGCTGGCTCGAGGGTGTGACCACCAAGGCCGGCGAACCGGCGCTGCCGGCAGTCAAGCAGGCGCTGTCCATCGAGGGCTAATGTTGGCGCG contains these protein-coding regions:
- the betI gene encoding transcriptional regulator BetI codes for the protein MPKVGMEPIRRQQLIKATMAAIDEVGLADATVMRIARHAGVSAGIISHYFGGKDGLMEATMRQILHDLGAAVSARRQALSTTSPRAHLEAIIDGNFDRSQVTGPVAKTWLAFWASSMHQPQLQRLQNVNDRRLYANLCHQFRFLMPREQARDAARALAAMIDGLWLRGALTPEGLDSDRARRLAREYLDQLLRAQDARTPNSSHEPQPES
- a CDS encoding choline ABC transporter substrate-binding protein produces the protein MNKMTMGLATAAFALSASPSMAADDSCQPVRFAEVGWTDITATTALTTEVLEAMGYETRIDTVSVPIAYSGMKNGDFDVFLGNWMPSMASISDPYVERGEVERLDANLEGAKYTLAVPQYVYDAGVTSVADLDENAERFSHQLHGIEAGNDGNEMIQKMIDDDAFGLGDWQLVDSSEAGMLAELKARVPDEKWMVFLGWEPHPMNTNFDMAYLEGADDYFGPNLGGATVYTNTRAGYTEACPNVGNLLDNLSFTLEMENQLMGAIMDEGTDPRQAAKAYLQEHPEVLDSWLEGVTTKAGEPALPAVKQALSIEG